GCCGCTGCAGCTCGGCGTCAACACGTATCTGGGACATATTACGTACGAAGCCGTCGCCGAATCGCTTGGTTTTCCGTACAAGCCGTTATCCGAGCTCATATAAGAAAATCGCCGCCTGTAGCAATAAAGAACAGCGGATGGTTCCGTCAGCCGGGAGCTTGCGGGGCCATCCGCTGTTTTACGAAGCCGCCGATGTATCGGCTTCCACCGCTTCGGGCAAAGGCCAAAATCGACAGGATCGGTTTTGTTTGTCGGCTATCTATACGTATGATACTATCAAAGGGTAAGCAAAGGCGTTTTTATCTTAAAAGGAGTGATGTTACATGATCGCCGTTTATCCGGCCGGTTCCAGGTATTCCTACGATCACGGCTGGCTGCGGGGCAGCTTCAGCTTTTCATTCGGCCCCTACTATGATCCGGACAACACCGCCTTCGGTCCGCTGAGGGTTTTCAACGACGATACGATCGCCGCCGGACGCGGATTCGGTGCGCATCCGCACAGCGATATGGAAATCGTGTCCGTCGTGCTTCGCGGCTCGCTTAAGCATGAGGACAGCCTCGGCAACGTGGCGGTCACCTCCTTCGGGGAAATCCAGCGTATGTCCGCGGGCAGCGGCATTATTCATACGGAAGGAAATCCTTCCGATACGGAGGAGGTCACCCTGCTGCAGTTGTGGTTTTCCCCGGAGAGGCGGGGAATCGCTCCGGGTTATGAAGTCAGCAAGTACGATCCTGAGCAGATGGTGAACCGGCTGTTGCCTGTCGTTGCCCCCAACCCGGCGCCGGGAATAGCCGCCATTCACCAGGATTTGACGATTTATTTAAGCAAGCTGGAGTCCGGACACAGTCTTGTTTTCACCCAACCCGAGGGGCGTAAAATATTTGTATTTGTGATCGAAGGCGCTGTACAGGCAGGTGCGCGGGAGCGGCTGCACACCCGGGATTCGGCGAGAATTACGGACACGCGGAGCCTGGAGCTTGCCGCTCTGGACGATACCTTTTTCATGCTGATCGATTTGCCGTAATGGAAAGGATGGTCAAGTCCATGCAAACGCAAAATCAATTGCTGATCAAACATGCTGTCGGCGGCCGGACGTTTATCGACAGCAAAAAAGATCCGGTTCCGTACAGCGTAGAGGCGTCGCCTGAGGGCTGGATGTTTACGGTACAGACGACCTGGAACGACGATGTCCGGGAAATAATCCGCCTTAAGGATGAGCTTAATGTGTTTATATTTGAAGAGACGGAACGGGGAACGAAAAAAACGTGGTATTACGTGAAGGACGGGCGCGTCAGCTACGACGGGACAAGCGGAAAACTCACATTATTTGCCGGCTCGCGGATCGAGTATTTTCCCGGCGATTACAGCTTTTATTAACCTCTTCTTGACATAAAACAAGCCTGGCCGGCATAGCTTATCTTTAAGAAAGCGAGGTACAGGCTATGGTCCTTTATATGCGAAGATGGGTGCAGCGGGTCAAATTTATGTTGCTCTTTTGCGTATGTACGTTTGTTTTATATCATCTGCTGCTTATTTTCTCCGAGTGGGTGGAGCCGATGCAGAAATATAAGGAACCGTCCGGCCGCGCGGTTAAAGTATTTCAGCATCAGCACGCGTCGATCAGCGACCTGGGCTCGATGTCGGACCGGCTTCGCCTCTTTTACTGGTACGGGGAATAGCAAGCAGGAAAATCGCCATCGATGTGGAATGTATTACATTACGAAACATCGAAGGGATCGAATCAGCATGAAGCAGGAGATGCAGGCCTTTATCCGCTATTTGTCGGTGGAGAAAGGGCTCGCCAAAAACACACTGGAGTCATACGAGCGCGATCTGCAGCAATTTCTCGACTATTTGCACGGGCAAGGAATCGCGCGGCTTCCCGATACGACCAAATCTCATATTCACAGCTATTTGCATCACCTCAAGCAGCGGGGAAGAGCTTCGGCCACCGTATCCCGCAGCATCGTTTCCATCCGCGCATTTTACCAGCACCTGCTGCGCGAGAAAAGAATCGACAGCGACCCGTCGCTCGACATGGAAACGCCGAAGCTGGAAAAACGTCTGCCGAAGGTGATGAGCATAGCCGAAGTCGAGGCGCTGCTCGAGGCGCCGCAAACGGCGACGCCGGGCGGCATGCGGGACAAGGCGATGCTGGAGCTGCTGTATGCGACGGGTATCCGCGTGTCGGAGCTGATCTCGTTGGATGTCGGGGACGTGAACCTGGAACTCGGTTTTGTCCGCTGCGTCGGCAAAAACTTCAGGGAGCGCATCGTGCCGATCGGACGCATTGCGGCGGAATGCCTGAATACATACATACAAACGATGAGACCTCGTCTTCTCAAGCAAGCCAAAGCGGAGGAAGCGCTGTTCGTAGGCCATCTCGGCACACGGATCACCCGCCAAGGATTTTGGAAAATCATCAAGCGCTACGCTGTGGAGGCGCAAATACATAAAGAAATCACGCCGCATACGCTGCGGCATTCGTTTGCCGCACATTTGCTCGAGAACGGCGCGGATTTGCGGGCCGTGCAGGAAATGCTGGGCCACGCGGACATTTCGACAACGCAAATTTATACGCAAGTGATGAAGCACAAAATGAAGGAAGTGTACGACCGCACGCATCCGCGCGCGAAAATGTAACGGTTGCCGGAGAAAGGCTTATCGCCATTCTTCGGCTTTTTTTCAAATTTTGACAACCACTTTACCCAAATATTTGCCTGCAAGAAGATCGATAAACGCCTGTGGTGCATGTTCGATTCCTTGGATAACCATTTCTTTGTATTTAATCGCACCTGCACGCAGCCATTGGCTGAATTCCGCATTAAACGATGGGGCGCGATCCAGGTGATCCGTCACGACAAAGCCTTTTAAAGTGAGGCGTTTGCCTATAGCGAGAGATAAATTGGCAACGCCGTCAAAGCCGCCTTCCGGCGAACCCGCCGAGCCGCAAAGTACAATACGGCCCAGCGGGTTCATGACATCGATGGCGGCTTCAAGCTGCATGCCTCCGACATTATCGAAATAGACGTCGATCCCGTTGGGGGCGGCCTGCCGCAGCTGTTCCCGGAATGAGCGATCATGATAATCCAAAGCGGCGTCGAAGCCGAGTTCGTGGACCAGATAATCCGCTTTAGCCGGAGAACCGACTGAACCGATCACCCGCTTCGCCCCTTTCAAACGGGCGATTTGACCGGCCAGACTGCCTACGGAGCTCGCCGCATTCGATACGAAAACCGTATCGCCGGGCTTGAGGTTTGCGATTTCCAGCATTCCGACATACGAGGTTAAACCAAGACTTAAATGAGTCGAAAGTGTCGGAAATAAATCGGGATCTATTTTGCGGAAAAGATTGCCCTCGGCAAGCGCATATTTACGCCAACCGAGCGGATGCCGCACGATGTCGCCCGGCTTCAGGCCACCGTCCGCGGAATCGATGACTTCTCCGATCGCGTCGCCGTACATCGGTTCGCGTACAGCGTACAGCGGAACGGGCATCTTCAGATCGATCATGCGCAGACGCATTCCGGCATCAAGCGAGACAAACAGGTTTTTGACGAGCACTTGACCGCTGCGGACTTCCGGGACCTGTTCCGTTATGATCTCGAAATCTTCGGCACGGACGTGATTCGAAGGGCGATTTGCAAGACGAATTACTTTTCCTTTTAAAGCATACATCGTATGTACCTCCATATGTTTAATAGTTAAATGACTATTTGACTAATGGGTGAAAAAAAACCTGAATTAAAGGGTATTCAGGAACCCGGGCAAATAACGTTCGAACACCTCCGTATTTAAGGTTACGTACTTGGTCTGGGCCTCCTGCCTGACGCGGATTAATCCGGCCTCTCTCAACGTGCGAAAGTGATACGAGATGTTGGCTTTCGGCGTTTCGCATTGCTCGCCGACCGCTCCGAAGCTTTTTTCCTGATTGCTGTGGTGAAGCATTCTGACGATTTCGATTCTTGTCGGGTCGGCCAGCGCTTTGAAAATTTTGATCCTGACTTCGTCTTCATCCATTAGTTTAATAGTCATACAACAAGCATACAACTTGTTTTTCATTTTGGCAACGTAAAAGCGCGTGCTCACTTTCCTTTTGCAATCGAAAACGGTTTTTGAGATAATCGGAGGATACGATAGACAATTTTTGGAGGGATTTTGCCTATGCGCTTTGAACGCATTGCTTTGATTGTGCTCGACAGCGTCGGAATCGGCGAATTGCCGGATGCGCCGCGCTTTGGCGACGAAGGCGCGAACACTCTCGGCCATATCGCGGAAAGGATGCCGAATCTGGCACTCCCCAATATGGCCGCCCTCGGGCTCGGCAATATCGCGCCGATTCCGGGCATCGCGCCGGCTGCATCTCCGAGAGGATATTACGGCAAAATGGCCGAGGTGTCCGTCGGCAAAGATACGATGACGGGACACTGGGAAATTATGGGGCTCCGCGTGCAAATTCCGTTTAACGTGTTTCCCGAAGGTTTCCCGCAGGAGCTGATCGAACGTTTCGAAAAGGAAACCGGCCGCAAGGTGCTTGGCAACAAACCGGCCTCCGGCACGGAAATATTGGATGAGCTCGGCGAGGAGCAGATGAAAACCGGCTCCTGGATCGTCTATACGTCGGCAGACAGTGTGTTTCAGCTTGCCGCCCACGAAGAGATCATTCCACTGGAGGAGCTGTACCGTGCCTGCGAGATCGCGCGCAAGCTGACGCTGGCGGATCCTTATGCGGTCGGACGGGTGATAGCCCGGCCGTATGTCGGCAAACCCGGAGCGTTCACCCGCACGCCGAACCGGCACGATTATGCGGTCAAACCGCCGGCGCCGACGGTGATGAACCATGTGAAGGATGCGGGCCTGGACTGTATTGCGATCGGCAAAATCAACGATATTTATTCCGGAGAAGGCGTCACCGAAGCGCTGCATACGAAAAGCAACCTTGACGGTATACAGAAGACCATCGAGACGCTGCAAAAAAAATTCCGCGGCATGTCGTTTACGAATCTCGTCGATTTCGATTCGCTCTACGGACACCGCCGCGATCCGATCGGCTACGGCAAAGCGCTCGAGGAGTTTGACCGGCATTTGCCGGACATTATGGCCGGTGTCGGCGAACGCGATCTGCTGATCATAACCGCGGATCACGGCAACGATCCGGTCCATTCAGGAACCGACCATACGCGGGAGTACGTGCCGCTGCTCGTATACAGTCCGTCGCTAAAGGCCTCGGGTTCGCTTGGCGTAAGGAGCACTTTTTCCGATATCGGCGCTACGGTAGCGGACAATTTTTCGGTCGCATCGACCGGAAACGGAGCGAGCTTTTTGCCTCAATTGCAATAGATATAGCTGTCAGTCCTACAGGGAGGGATGTTCAATGAACGATACGCCGCTTTCAGCGAAAATCAAAGAGGCTGCCGCCTTCATTCGCGAGCAGTTCCCGAAAAAACCGGAAATCGGCTTGATTTTGGGTTCGGGTCTCGGCGTTTTGGCGGAAATGATCGAGGAAGCCACCGTCATTTCTTATGATCGGATTCCTCATTTTCCGGTTTCGACGGTCGAAGGTCATGCCAGCGAGCTGCTGCTCGGGACGGTTCGGGGCAAAACGGTGCTGCTGATGAAGGGCCGCTTCCATATGTACGAAGGATATGGCGTCGATGTCGTTTCGTTCCCGGTGCGCGTCATGAAGGAGCTTGGCGTTCATACGCTGATCGTCACGAACGCCGCCGGCGGCATTAACGCGTCCTATGAGGTCGGCGATTTGATGCTGATCAAAGACCATATCAACCTCACGTTCCGCAACCCGCTGATCGGGCCGAACGATAACGATCTCGGCGTCCGGTTTCCGGATATGTCCGAGACGTACGACCGCTCGCTTCGCAAGGTCGCGCACGAAGCTGCGGGAGAGCTCGGCATAAAGCTGCAGGAAGGCGTCTATGTCGGCCTGCTCGGGCCCAACTACGAGACGCCTGCGGAAATTCGCATGCTGCGCACGCTTGGAGGCGATGCGGTCGGCATGTCCACCGTCCCGGAAGTTATCGTCGCGCGTCATGCGGGCATCCGGGTGCTCGGCTTTTCCTGCATCACCAACATGGCGGCGGGCATGCTCGACCAGCCGTTGTCCCATGCGGAAGTGATCGAGACGACCGAACGGGTGAAACCGAAGTTTTTGCAGCTGGTGCTGAACATCATTCCAAAGTTGGAGGCTTAAGTCATGGCAGAGCTTACATATAAACAGCAAATTGTGGAGGCTGCGGCCGCTTTGAAGGAGCGGCTTGGCGGCAGGCAGCCGTCGATCGGGCTGATTCTCGGCTCGGGGCTCGGAGATTTGGCGGATCACGTGGAAAACGCCGTGAAAATCTCTTACGACGAAGTGCCGCATTTTCCCGTGTCTACCGTAGAAGGACATGCCGGTCAATTCGTCGTCGGTACGCTCGAAGGCAAGACGGTCATCGTCATGCAGGGCCGTTTTCATTATTACGAAGGATACTCGATGAAAAAAGTCGTGTTTCCGGTCTACGTGATGAAGCAGCTCGGCATAGGCACGCTGGTCATCACCAACGCGGCCGGCGGCATGAACCGCGCTTTCCAGGCGGGTGATCTGATGCTGATCAGCGATCATCTCAACCTGACCGGCGACAACCCGCTGATCGGGCCGAACGACAGCGAGCTGGGCGTCCGCTTCCCGGACATGTCGGAAGCGTACAGCCGCGAATACCGCGAGCTGGCCAAGCGGATTGCCGGTGAACTCGGCACGGAAGGCGGCGAACCGATCCGCCTGCAGGAAGGCGTGTACAGCGGCATTACCGGCCCGACGTACATGACGCCGTCCGAGCTGAACATGCTGGCCCGCGTCGGCGGCGATGCGGTCGGCATGTCCACCGTCGGCGAAGTGATCGCCGCGCGGCATGCCGGGCTCAAGGTGCTCGGCATCTCGTGCATCACCGACATGGCGATCGGCGACGAGCTTGAGCCGCTCACGCACGAGCAGGTCGTAGCTGTCGCAAACCGCACGAAGCCGAAGTTTATCTCACTCGTTCGGCGTTTTGTACGCGAGGTGACGGTTTAAGACATTTGCTGTTATGATTTGAAATCAAATAGCTGCTTCCCGAGGTAAGACAAAACCGAAGGTTGGCAGCTTTTTTAATTGCCGGGAAACTATGAGTTGTGGATAACCGGGGGCCCTCAAAAAGTTCCAGGAATAGGTTGCAAAGGTTTACTTCCCTTTCGGGGATTTGTCTGCATAACTTGAGCGGATGCGGAGTGAAGCAGCGGTGGAAAGCAAACGAATGTTGATCGACGGCATGTGGAATCAAGAAGACAGTCAATATGTCAGAAACAAGCTGGTTGAGTACAATTCCCGACATATATCCGATGGTCTAAAATCTGTCCATGAAAACGTCAGTTTGTTCCTTAAGGATGAAGAAGGGAAGATATTCGGCGGAATTACGGGGGTTTTGAAGTGGAATTATTTAAAAGTCGATATTTTTTGGATAGATGATCGACTTCGTGGTCAAGGGTATGGGAGCCGTCTGCTTCACGAAATGGAAATCGTCGCGCAAAATCATCAATGCGATTTTATAGAGCTGGACACGTTCAGCTTTCAAGCGCCGGAATTTTACTTGAAAAACGGTTTCGAAATCGTCGGCGTCGTGGAAAACGCGCCAAAAGGCCATAGTCATTATTATATGATCAAACGCTTAACACGCCCATAAAACCGGCAATATGCTCAGCCCCTTCCGCTCAGGAAGGGGCTTGTTTATTAGTTTCCTCCGCCGCAAAGTCCGATTCTTACGGGCGGGGCAAGGGCACCCAAGCGCCCAATGTTGTCAGGTTAACAGGCATGGACGAAATCAAGGGTTGAACCATATAAGAGCGAACGACACTAGGAACGTTATTCCTCGAAAATAAGTAGATTATAAAAATAGCGGAACCCACGTTCGCTATTCTCAGAAAAATGAGCGATTTGAAAAAATAGAGGAACTGAGATGCGCTAAATCGGTAAAAAATGGGCTTGAGGAGTGGAGAAACAGACAAATAGCGCACCTGAGTTCCGCTAATTTCCAAAAATACCGAAATCGACCTAATTAGCGAACCATAGTTCCGCTATGTTCCCGCTTAACCTGACAACATTGCCCAAG
The window above is part of the Paenibacillus hamazuiensis genome. Proteins encoded here:
- the xerD gene encoding site-specific tyrosine recombinase XerD, which gives rise to MKQEMQAFIRYLSVEKGLAKNTLESYERDLQQFLDYLHGQGIARLPDTTKSHIHSYLHHLKQRGRASATVSRSIVSIRAFYQHLLREKRIDSDPSLDMETPKLEKRLPKVMSIAEVEALLEAPQTATPGGMRDKAMLELLYATGIRVSELISLDVGDVNLELGFVRCVGKNFRERIVPIGRIAAECLNTYIQTMRPRLLKQAKAEEALFVGHLGTRITRQGFWKIIKRYAVEAQIHKEITPHTLRHSFAAHLLENGADLRAVQEMLGHADISTTQIYTQVMKHKMKEVYDRTHPRAKM
- a CDS encoding GNAT family N-acetyltransferase, with amino-acid sequence MESKRMLIDGMWNQEDSQYVRNKLVEYNSRHISDGLKSVHENVSLFLKDEEGKIFGGITGVLKWNYLKVDIFWIDDRLRGQGYGSRLLHEMEIVAQNHQCDFIELDTFSFQAPEFYLKNGFEIVGVVENAPKGHSHYYMIKRLTRP
- a CDS encoding purine-nucleoside phosphorylase, whose product is MNDTPLSAKIKEAAAFIREQFPKKPEIGLILGSGLGVLAEMIEEATVISYDRIPHFPVSTVEGHASELLLGTVRGKTVLLMKGRFHMYEGYGVDVVSFPVRVMKELGVHTLIVTNAAGGINASYEVGDLMLIKDHINLTFRNPLIGPNDNDLGVRFPDMSETYDRSLRKVAHEAAGELGIKLQEGVYVGLLGPNYETPAEIRMLRTLGGDAVGMSTVPEVIVARHAGIRVLGFSCITNMAAGMLDQPLSHAEVIETTERVKPKFLQLVLNIIPKLEA
- the deoB gene encoding phosphopentomutase, giving the protein MRFERIALIVLDSVGIGELPDAPRFGDEGANTLGHIAERMPNLALPNMAALGLGNIAPIPGIAPAASPRGYYGKMAEVSVGKDTMTGHWEIMGLRVQIPFNVFPEGFPQELIERFEKETGRKVLGNKPASGTEILDELGEEQMKTGSWIVYTSADSVFQLAAHEEIIPLEELYRACEIARKLTLADPYAVGRVIARPYVGKPGAFTRTPNRHDYAVKPPAPTVMNHVKDAGLDCIAIGKINDIYSGEGVTEALHTKSNLDGIQKTIETLQKKFRGMSFTNLVDFDSLYGHRRDPIGYGKALEEFDRHLPDIMAGVGERDLLIITADHGNDPVHSGTDHTREYVPLLVYSPSLKASGSLGVRSTFSDIGATVADNFSVASTGNGASFLPQLQ
- a CDS encoding NADP-dependent oxidoreductase; this encodes MYALKGKVIRLANRPSNHVRAEDFEIITEQVPEVRSGQVLVKNLFVSLDAGMRLRMIDLKMPVPLYAVREPMYGDAIGEVIDSADGGLKPGDIVRHPLGWRKYALAEGNLFRKIDPDLFPTLSTHLSLGLTSYVGMLEIANLKPGDTVFVSNAASSVGSLAGQIARLKGAKRVIGSVGSPAKADYLVHELGFDAALDYHDRSFREQLRQAAPNGIDVYFDNVGGMQLEAAIDVMNPLGRIVLCGSAGSPEGGFDGVANLSLAIGKRLTLKGFVVTDHLDRAPSFNAEFSQWLRAGAIKYKEMVIQGIEHAPQAFIDLLAGKYLGKVVVKI
- a CDS encoding ArsR/SmtB family transcription factor, producing the protein MTIKLMDEDEVRIKIFKALADPTRIEIVRMLHHSNQEKSFGAVGEQCETPKANISYHFRTLREAGLIRVRQEAQTKYVTLNTEVFERYLPGFLNTL
- a CDS encoding pirin family protein, which codes for MIAVYPAGSRYSYDHGWLRGSFSFSFGPYYDPDNTAFGPLRVFNDDTIAAGRGFGAHPHSDMEIVSVVLRGSLKHEDSLGNVAVTSFGEIQRMSAGSGIIHTEGNPSDTEEVTLLQLWFSPERRGIAPGYEVSKYDPEQMVNRLLPVVAPNPAPGIAAIHQDLTIYLSKLESGHSLVFTQPEGRKIFVFVIEGAVQAGARERLHTRDSARITDTRSLELAALDDTFFMLIDLP
- a CDS encoding purine-nucleoside phosphorylase; protein product: MAELTYKQQIVEAAAALKERLGGRQPSIGLILGSGLGDLADHVENAVKISYDEVPHFPVSTVEGHAGQFVVGTLEGKTVIVMQGRFHYYEGYSMKKVVFPVYVMKQLGIGTLVITNAAGGMNRAFQAGDLMLISDHLNLTGDNPLIGPNDSELGVRFPDMSEAYSREYRELAKRIAGELGTEGGEPIRLQEGVYSGITGPTYMTPSELNMLARVGGDAVGMSTVGEVIAARHAGLKVLGISCITDMAIGDELEPLTHEQVVAVANRTKPKFISLVRRFVREVTV
- a CDS encoding DUF4227 family protein, with the protein product MVLYMRRWVQRVKFMLLFCVCTFVLYHLLLIFSEWVEPMQKYKEPSGRAVKVFQHQHASISDLGSMSDRLRLFYWYGE